A genome region from Glycine max cultivar Williams 82 chromosome 5, Glycine_max_v4.0, whole genome shotgun sequence includes the following:
- the LOC100801889 gene encoding LRR receptor-like serine/threonine-protein kinase GSO1, producing MPQMMKFSTFAIVFLLCFSSMLLVLGQVNSDSESTLRVLLEVKKSFVEDPQNVLGDWSEDNTDYCSWRGVSCELNSNSNTLDSDSVQVVVALNLSDSSLTGSISPSLGRLQNLLHLDLSSNSLMGPIPPNLSNLTSLESLLLFSNQLTGHIPTEFGSLTSLRVMRLGDNALTGTIPASLGNLVNLVNLGLASCGITGSIPSQLGQLSLLENLILQYNELMGPIPTELGNCSSLTVFTAASNKLNGSIPSELGRLGNLQILNLANNSLSWKIPSQLSKMSQLVYMNFMGNQLEGAIPPSLAQLGNLQNLDLSMNKLSGGIPEELGNMGDLAYLVLSGNNLNCVIPRTICSNATSLEHLMLSESGLHGEIPAELSQCQQLKQLDLSNNALNGSIPLELYGLLGLTDLLLNNNTLVGSISPFIGNLSGLQTLALFHNNLEGSLPREIGMLGKLEILYLYDNQLSGAIPMEIGNCSSLQMVDFFGNHFSGEIPITIGRLKELNFLHLRQNELVGEIPSTLGHCHKLNILDLADNQLSGAIPETFEFLEALQQLMLYNNSLEGNLPHQLINVANLTRVNLSKNRLNGSIAALCSSQSFLSFDVTDNEFDGEIPSQMGNSPSLQRLRLGNNKFSGKIPRTLGKILELSLLDLSGNSLTGPIPAELSLCNKLAYIDLNSNLLFGQIPSWLENLPQLGELKLSSNNFSGPLPLGLFKCSKLLVLSLNDNSLNGSLPSNIGDLAYLNVLRLDHNKFSGPIPPEIGKLSKLYELRLSRNSFHGEMPAEIGKLQNLQIILDLSYNNLSGQIPPSVGTLSKLEALDLSHNQLTGEVPPHVGEMSSLGKLDLSYNNLQGKLDKQFSRWSDEAFEGNLHLCGSPLERCRRDDASGSAGLNESSVAIISSLSTLAVIALLIVAVRIFSKNKQEFCRKGSEVNYVYSSSSSQAQRRPLFQLNAAGKRDFRWEHIMDATNNLSDDFMIGSGGSGKIYKAELATGETVAVKKISSKDEFLLNKSFLREVKTLGRIRHRHLVKLIGYCTNRNKEAGWNLLIYEYMENGSVWDWLHGKPAKASKVKRRIDWETRFKIAVGLAQGVEYLHHDCVPRIIHRDIKSSNVLLDSKMEAHLGDFGLAKALTENYDSNTESNSWFAGSYGYIAPEYAYSLQATEKSDVYSMGILLMELVSGKMPTSEFFGAEMDMVRWVEMHMDMHGSGREELIDSELKPLLPGEEFAAFQVLEIALQCTKTTPLERPSSRKACDLLLHVFNNRMVKFEKMNLNHYK from the exons ATGCCACAAATGATGAAGTTTTCAACTTTTGCAATTGTGTtccttttgtgtttttcttctaTGCTACTAGTCCTTGGTCAGGTCAACTCAGACAGTGAGAGTACTTTGAGAGTGTTGTTGGAAGTGAAGAAGTCTTTTGTGGAAGACCCACAAAATGTTCTGGGTGATTGGTCAGAGGATAACACAGACTATTGCAGTTGGAGAGGGGTATCATGTGAATTGAACTCAAACTCAAACACTTTAGATAGTGACTCGGTGCAAGTAGTGGTGGCTCTCAACCTTTCTGACTCGTCGCTCACCGGGTCAATATCACCTTCACTCGGTCGTTTGCAAAACCTGCTCCACCTTGATCTCTCCTCCAACAGCCTCATGGGTCCAATTCCACCTAATCTCTCCAACCTCACTTCATTGGAATCTTTGCTTCTCTTCTCCAACCAACTCACGGGTCACATTCCAACTGAGTTCGGCTCGCTTACGAGTCTCCGAGTCATGCGACTCGGTGACAATGCACTAACAGGAACTATCCCTGCGTCTCTCGGGAACCTAGTCAACCTAGTCAACCTTGGCTTGGCTTCATGTGGAATCACCGGGTCGATCCCGAGTCAACTCGGTCAACTCAGTCTCTTGGAGAATCTGATTCTGCAATACAACGAGTTGATGGGTCCGATTCCGACCGAGTTGGGGAACTGCTCAAGCCTCACCGTCTTCACTGCAGCCAGCAACAAACTCAACGGCTCAATCCCGAGTGAACTGGGTCGACTCGGGAATCTGCAGATTCTTAACTTAGCCAACAACAGCTTATCATGGAAGATTCCGAGTCAACTCAGTAAAATGAGTCAACTCGTTTACATGAACTTCATGGGGAACCAGCTCGAGGGTGCTATTCCACCGTCTCTGGCTCAACTGGGTAATCTTCAAAATCTGGACTTGTCAATGAACAAGCTCAGTGGAGGAATCCCAGAGGAGTTAGGCAACATGGGCGACTTAGCTTACTTGGTTCTGTCTGGTAACAACCTTAATTGTGTCATACCAAGGACCATATGTTCCAATGCAACAAGTTTGGAGCACTTGATGTTGTCAGAAAGTGGACTTCATGGTGAAATTCCAGCTGAGTTGAGTCAGTGCCAGCAATTGAAGCAACTTGATTTGTCAAACAATGCACTCAATGGgtccatacctcttgagctttaTGGGCTGCTCGGGTTAACTGACCTTTTGCTGAACAATAACACTTTGGTTGGTTCCATCTCTCCCTTCATAGGTAACCTCAGTGGCTTGCAGACACTTGCTTTGTTTCACAACAATTTGGAGGGTTCTCTGCCAAGAGAGATTGGAATGCTTGGTAAGTTGGAAATTTTGTATCTTTATGATAATCAATTGTCAGGGGCTATTCCTATGGAGATTGGTAACTGTTCTAGCTTGCAAATGGTTGATTTCTTTGGGAACCATTTCAGTGGGGAAATTCCCATCACTATTGGAAGGCTGAAAGAGTTGAACTTCCTTCACCTCAGACAGAATGAGCTTGTGGGTGAGATTCCATCCACCTTGGGTCATTGTCATAAGCTGAACATTCTGGATTTGGCTGACAATCAGCTCTCAGGTGCAATTCCTGAAACGTTTGAATTCCTCGAGGCGTTGCAACAGCTCATGCTCTACAACAATTCTCTTGAAGGTAACCTCCCTCACCAACTGATAAATGTAGCAAACTTGACCAGAGTGAATCTCTCAAAGAACAGATTGAATGGTAGTATTGCTGCATTGTGTAGCTCtcaatcatttctttctttcGATGTTACCGACAATGAGTTTGACGGTGAAATTCCTTCCCAAATGGGGAACTCACCCTCCCTTCAGAGGCTGAGATTGGGCAACAATAAATTCTCTGGTAAAATTCCAAGGACATTGGGAAAAATCCTTGAGCTGTCGTTGTTAGACCTCTCTGGAAATTCACTCACTGGACCAATACCAGCTGAGCTTTCTTTGTGCAACAAACTGGCTTATATTGATTTAAACAGTAATCTTCTTTTTGGACAAATACCATCATGGCTTGAAAATTTGCCTCAGTTGGGAGAGCTGAAGCTTTCCTCCAATAATTTTTCTGGGCCTCTTCCATTAGGCCTATTCAAATGTTCCAAATTGCTAGTTCTCTCTCTAAATGACAACTCTCTGAATGGAAGTCTCCCATCTAATATTGGTGATCTTGCATACCTTAATGTCCTCAGACTTGACCACAACAAGTTTTCTGGACCAATCCCTCCGGAGATAGGTAAGTTGAGCAAGCTTTATGAGCTCCGGCTCTCTAGAAATAGCTTCCATGGTGAGATGCCGGCTGAGATTGGAAAACTTCAAAATCTCCAAATCATTTTAGACCTCAGTTACAATAATCTCTCAGGTCAAATCCCACCTTCTGTTGGGACACTGTCAAagttagaagcacttgatcttTCCCACAATCAACTCACTGGAGAAGTCCCTCCACATGTTGGGGAAATGAGCAGCTTGGGAAAGCTTGATCTCTCTTACAACAACCTTCAAGGAAAATTAGATAAGCAGTTCTCGCGCTGGTCAGACGAGGCATTTGAAGGAAACCTACATCTTTGCGGAAGCCCTCTTGAGCGCTGCCGCCGTGATGATGCTTCTGGGAGTGCAGGCCTAAATGAGTCATCAGTAGCGATAATATCTTCCCTTTCAACTTTAGCTGTAATTGCTCTTTTGATAGTTGCAGTGAGAATCTTCTCCAAAAACAAGCAAGAATTTTGCAGGAAAGGCAGTGAGGTGAATTATGTTTACTCTTCCTCTTCATCACAAGCACAGAGAAGACCATTGTTCCAACTAAATGCTGCTGGAAAGAGGGATTTCAGATGGGAACACATCATGGATGCCACGAACAATCTTAGTGATGACTTCATGATTGGTTCAGGAGGTTCAGGCAAAATCTACAAAGCTGAATTGGCCACTGGAGAGACGGTGGCTGTCAAGAAGATTTCATCGAAAGATGAATTTCTGTTGAACAAAAGCTTCTTAAGAGAAGTCAAGACCCTAGGGAGGATTAGGCATAGACATCTGGTGAAGCTAATAGGATATTGTACCAATAGAAACAAAGAAGCAGGTTGGAATCTGCTGATATATGAGTACATGGAGAATGGGAGTGTATGGGATTGGCTTCATGGGAAACCAGCCAAGGCAAGCAAAGTAAAGAGGAGAATTGATTGGGAGACAAGGTTCAAAATTGCTGTGGGATTAGCTCAAGGAGTGGAATACCTCCATCACGATTGTGTCCCGAGGATCATTCATAGGGACATCAAATCCAGCAATGTATTGCTAGATTCCAAAATGGAAGCACACTTGGGAGATTTTGGACTGGCAAAAGCACTAACTGAGAATTATGACTCCAATACTGAGTCCAATTCTTGGTTTGCTGGCTCTTATGGCTACATAGCACCAG AGTATGCATACTCCCTACAGGCAACAGAAAAAAGTGATGTTTACAGCATGGGAATATTGCTTATGGAACTTGTTAGTGGTAAAATGCCAACAAGTGAATTTTTTGGAGCTGAGATGGACATGGTGAGATGGGTAGAGATGCACATGGATATGCATGGCTCTGGACGTGAGGAGTTGATAGATTCTGAGCTGAAACCTCTTTTACCTGGCGAAGAGTTTGCTGCATTCCAAGTGCTTGAGATAGCCTTACAGTGCACGAAAACTACACCACTAGAGAGGCCATCTTCAAGGAAAGCATGTGATCTTCTCCTCCATGTATTCAACAACAGGATGGTGAAGTTTGAGAAGATGAATTTGAATCATTACAAATGA
- the LOC100306078 gene encoding uncharacterized protein LOC100306078, translated as MLSATAIGALLGLGTQMYSNALRKLPYMRHPWEHVVGMGLGAVFVNQLLKWEAQVEQDLDKMLEKAKAANERRYIDGDDD; from the exons ATGTTGAGTGCGACGGCGATCGGCGCGTTATTGGGTTTGGGAACCCAGATGTACTCCAATGCTCTCCGCAAACTCCCCTACATGCGCC ATCCGTGGGAGCACGTGGTCGGAATGGGGTTGGGCGCGGTGTTTGTGAACCAGCTTCTGAAATGGGAGGCCCAAGTGGAGCAAGACCTCGACAAGATGCTCGAAAAGGCCAAGGCCGCCAACGAAAGACGTTATATAG ATGGAGATGATGATTAA
- the LOC100306078 gene encoding uncharacterized protein isoform X1 — MLSATAIGALLGLGTQMYSNALRKLPYMRHPWEHVVGMGLGAVFVNQLLKWEAQVEQDLDKMLEKAKAANERRYIVFETCEEAENVFELVFVMVILERKHRGCLCRNG, encoded by the exons ATGTTGAGTGCGACGGCGATCGGCGCGTTATTGGGTTTGGGAACCCAGATGTACTCCAATGCTCTCCGCAAACTCCCCTACATGCGCC ATCCGTGGGAGCACGTGGTCGGAATGGGGTTGGGCGCGGTGTTTGTGAACCAGCTTCTGAAATGGGAGGCCCAAGTGGAGCAAGACCTCGACAAGATGCTCGAAAAGGCCAAGGCCGCCAACGAAAGACGTTATATAG TGTTTGAAACTTGTGAGGAAGctgaaaatgtttttgaattGGTCTTTGTGATGGTGATTTTGGAGAGAAAGCACAGAGGGTGCCTCTGCAGGAATGGTTGA